The genomic DNA TGTGAATGCGGGTGCAAATATAACACCTTTTTTTTAATTGCAAAGAAAAATTTCAATTTTTTATAAGTATTTCAATAAGTGCTAAAAAATATGGTAGTTCGCTAATAAAAAAATATCTTTGCAAAAATTTTTTTAATACTAAATGAATTCTGTTTCAGCTATCGATACTAAAATAAGCATAAAGGCATTGTTTTCCGATTTTAAACAACTTACGAAAGTTGGTTTATCGGCAAGCGTTGTGTTTACTTCAATAACAGGATATTTGTTAGGGGTAAACCAAATTAGTATCACAACGATACTCCTATTAGGAGTAGGGGGGTACTTAATGGTAGGGGCATCTAATGCCTTTAACCAAGTTATAGAAAAAGATACAGATGCCTTGATGCAACGTACTAAGAATAGGCCTATTCCAAGCGGCAGGATGAAAATAAATACAGCGTTAACGATTGCGGTATTATTTACCATTATCGGTATTACAATACTCTATACAATTAATGCGAAATGTGCTTTATTTGGAGCAATCTCTATCTTTCTATATACGAGCGCCTATACTCCTTTAAAAGGAATTACTCCTTTAGCGGTATTTGTGGGGGCAATTCCTGGGGCAATTCCATTTATGCTAGGTTGGGTTGCTGCTACAAATCAATTTGGTGTTGAAGCAGGTTTCTTATTTATGATTCAGTTTTTTTGGCAATTCCCGCATTTTTGGTCTATAGGTTGGTTACAATATGAAGAATATCATAAAGCAGGTTTGCATATGTTACCCATGGATAAAAAAGATAAAGGAGCAGTTACTCAGATTATTTTTTACACCTTGGTGATGATGTTGATTTCTATCGCGCCAGTGTTAAGAGTAACAGGTGTTTTCTATATTTATCCTATAACTGCAGTTGTTATCTTGTTATTAGGAACTCTAATGTTGTACTATGGGATAAAGCTATACAAGTCAGAATCAAATACAGATGCACGAAAATTAATGTTGGCAAGTGTTTTTTACATTACAATAGTGCCAATAATATATGTAGTAGATAAATTTTTACATTAATAATGAACGATCAAAGTTTACAGGCTGAATTAAAAGCAGCAAGGCGAAAATCAGCGAAACCAATGTTATGGATTTCTATGATTAGTATGGTCATGTTTTTTGCAGGGCTAACAAGTGCATATGTAATAAGTATGAATAGGGAAGACTGGGTGAGTTTTGATTTGCCTCAGGCTTTTTATATAAGTACTGTTTTAATTATCTTAAGCAGTGGAACACTGTTGGTATCACAGTTCTCTTTGAAAAAAGAAAAGATTAAAAACTCTTTAGTGTTTTTAACATTGACATTGGTGTTAGGAATAGGGTTTATATGGTATCAATATGTAGGATTTAATGAGCTAAAAGAAGCAGGACTTTATTTTACCGGACCAGAAAGTACGGTGTCAACATCTTTTATTATAGGTATTACATTTATGCATATATTGCATTTAATAGCGGGGGTAATCGTGTTATTAGTGCTAATTTATAATCATTTTAAAAATAAGTATTCATCTACTGATATGCTTGGTTTTGAGCTAGGTGCGATCTTCTGGCATTTCGTAGATGTTTTATGGATTTATCTATTTTTCTTTTTCTATTTTATTAGATGATGAAAAATGCGTAATTTTGACAAATATTTTAACAAAAATTAACTAATAGATATTTATGGAAGCAAATATTGCTGTAAATTCTGACAACAAAGAGACCTGGGGCGGAGGTGGTGCAAAACCATTTGGAGCTAGTTATGGTAAAATGATGATGTGGTTTTTTATCCTGTCTGATGCATTGACATTTTCAGGTTTTTTAGCTGCATATGGTTTAACTCGTTTTAAATTTATTGATTCTTGGCCTATTGCTGATGAAGTGTTTACTCACTTTCCGTTTTTACACGGAGTACATTTACCAATGTATTATGTAGCATTAATGACATTTATTCTGATTTTTTCTTCAGTAACAATGGTTTTAGCAGTAGATGCTGGACACCAAATGAACAGGAAAAAGGTTACTTGGTATATGTTTGCTACCGTATTAGGAGGTTTAATTTTCTTAGGTTCTCAAGCGTGGGAATGGAAAAACTTCATTAATGGATCTTATGGAGCTGTAAAAACAACGGATAATAAAATTTTACAGTTTGTAAAGGATGGGCATCAAGTAGCATTAAAAGATTTTGTGGTAGGAGGAAAAAGAGAAGAAGTATATCATACGAGGAAGAATGGATTATGGTTTGAGCAAGGAGCTCCGTTAACTGAATACGCCCTTTCTGAAGTGGTGGAATCATTTAATAAACATCCTGAATTAAGAGTTAGGATTCAGAAAATTAATCCAGAAACAAAACAAAAAATAATACTTTCAAGAGAGGAAAGTATAAAAGCATTAGCAAAAGCTAATGGTGTTGTAGAAGGAGCCAATCTTATAGAAAACGAATATGGTAATTCATTGTTTGGAGATTTCTTTTTCTTTATTACAGGTTTCCACGGATTCCACGTTTTTTCTGGGGTAGTATTAAATATTATAATCTTTTTCAATGTGATTTTAGGAACTTATGAGAGAAGAGGTCATTATGAAATGGTTGAAAAAGTAGGATTGTACTGGCACTTTGTAGATTTAGTATGGGTATTCGTATTTACTTTCTTCTATTTAGTGTAAATTAAAAATATATAAAAAGATGGGAGCACATTCACACGGTTCAAATGCAAAAAGGATATGGATAGTATTTGGTATATTATCTTTAATAACAATAGTAGAAGTTTGGTTGGGTATTGTTAAGCCTAAATCGTTAGTATTTACTGATTTTTTAAGCATGCACTTATTAAATTGGATTTTTATTATTTTAACGCTAGCGAAAGCATATGGTATTGCATGGGCATTTATGCACTTAGAAGGAGAAAAAAAATGGTTTAGAAGATCCATTGTTTGGACAGCTGTTTTCTTAATTAGCTATTTAGTAACGCTATTACTAATTGAAGGAGATTATTTATACGAAACATTATCACCATTGGTGAAATGGTAATAAAATAAAATGATAAAGGTGGTTTTAACCACCTTTTTTTTGCTTATATAAAATAATTTAAAATGAATAAAGCCCAAAAATTTATAATCTTATTTGTACTATTTATAGTACCATTGTTGTTTTATATCTTTCTATCAGCGGGGATTAATAATTTTGCAAAGTTACCAGTAGTAACTGAAAATGTTATTGATATTTCTGAAATTGACAAAGGATATCGTTTTAAAAAGAATATTTCTATAGTATTGTTTTTAGGGAAAGATATTAATAGAATAAAAGGAAGTGTTTTCAATTTAAACCAAAAAATATACAAGCCATTTTATGGATTTAAAGATTTTCAAGTTATAGCAATTGCTCCAAAAGGAAATAATAAAGGTGTAGAAAAGCTTCAAAAGGAAATAGGAGCTTTTACAAATATGGTGAAGTGGCGTTTTGTTTATGGAGAAGAAGAGGAAATAAAAGCACTGTATAAAAGTTTTAATACCAATCAAAACTTAGATGAAGATTTGTATAGTTCGAAAGCTTTTCTTATGGATAAAGAAGGCAAATTAAGAGGTAGAACTGATGATAAAGATACTGCTAACGGTAAGTTGTATGGTTATAATATGCAATCTGTAGGAGAGTTAAATGATAAAATGAAAGATGATGTAAAGGTTGTATTGGCAGAATACCGTTTGGCGTTGAAAAAAAATAATGCAGATAGAGAAATTTAAAAAAGAAACTATTAAGTATTACAAGTAGGTAACTACGGAAACTTTTCTGAATAAAAAAATGAACAAAAAATATTCATACGTTGGAATTTCTTTTATAATTCTACTTTTTGGGATATATGTAGTCCCTAAAGTAGTGGCTAGGTTTAAAAAACCTCAGCTAGCTACTTTTAATAAGGTGCCATCATTTGAGTTTATAAACCAAGATGGAAAAAAAATAACAAATAACAATTTTAAAGGGAAAGTATATGTGGTCGAGTTTTTCTTTTCTACTTGTACAACAATTTGTCCTTTAATGACAACCAAAATGGTTGAACTTCAAGACGAATTTTTTGGAAACCCTAATTTCGGAATAGCTTCTTTTTCAATAACTCCAGAAAGAGATACGCCTTATGTATTAAAAGAATATGCTAAAAGGAACAAGATACTCGCTAAAAATTGGCATCTGTTAACAACAGAGGGAGCTGATGATATTGTATATAATTTGGCAAATAAAGGATTTAAATTGTATGCAGGAAAAGATGATAGAAGTACCGATGGCTTTGAACACTCGGGCTTGTTTGCATTAGTAGATAAAGAAGGCTACATTCGTTCAAGGTATGATGAGTTTGGAAACCCAATAATGTATTATAGGGCTTTAGAAGAGAATGAATTTTCAGATCAAATAAAAGAATTAAAAGAGGATATTAAACTGTTATTAAATGAGTAAAATAGCACAAGAAAAAAAATACAATAGGATTATTACTGCCCTATCTATTGTAATACCATTAGCAGTGGCAGCATTGTTTGGAATAAAATTACCTAATGTGGCACCTTTACATTTTTTGCCACCGATTTATGCAACTATAAACGGTATAACTGCTGTTATTTTAGTTTGGGCAGTAGTATCAATAAAAAAAGGAAATAGATTATTACATGAACGTTTAATAAAATTAGCAATGCTTTGCTCAATACTTTTCTTGTTGATGTATATAGGCTATCATATGACCTCTGATTCAACTAAATTTGGAGGAGAGGGAGTTGTAAAATACATATATTATTTCATTTTGGTAACGCACATTATATTGTCAATAGCAGTGATTCCTTTTGTATTGTTAACTTATGTAAGAGCGCAATTAGGTAAGTTTGAAGCCCATAAGAAAATAGCAAAAATAACATTTCCTCTTTGGTTGTACGTAGCGGTTACAGGTGTTGTTGTTTATGTAATGATTTCACCTTATTACGGATAAGGTATAAAAAAGAATACAATGAAAAAAGCGACAATTATAACAGTAGTATTCTGTTTGATAGGAAAAATTAGTATTGCTCAATGTGCAATGTGTAAAGCTGTTGTCGAAAATGGAGATGAAACAATGGCAGAAGGAGTAAATAATGGAATTACATACTTAATGATATTTCCCTATTTACTAATTGGCGTGCTGTTTTATTTTTTATATAGACATAGAAAAAAGACAAAAAGTTTTAACTAAGGTAAATATTCTGTAACATATTTTAAAAGCGATCGTCATATAGGCGAAACAAAAGAAGCGATACGTTCTTTTTAAGAATACATCGCTTCTTTTATGAAAATAAGTGAAATACTTTACAGGAATTATAAAAATCATACGTGTTGAAAACAAAAGTTGCATTATTTGTAGTGATTTTAATATCATTTACTTCTTTCTCTCAAAAAAAATGGACACTTAAAGACTGTGTAAACCATGCATTAGAGAATAATATTACGATAAAACAAAACAAGTTAAATGTTCAATTAGCGGAAAGAGATGTTGAAATAGCGAAAGGAAACTTTTTACCAAACTTAAATGGTTCTTCAGGAGCAAACTTAGGGTTTGGATCTATAATTCACCCAGTAACAAATAGTAGGGTTTCGCAGAACACTTTTGGAAATTCTTATAGCTTGGGTACGGGAGTAACTATATTTAATGGATTTAGAAATTTAAATACATTAAAAAGTGCTAGGCTTGGTGTTGAAGGGAATAAGTTAGATTTAGCGAAGATAGAGAATGATATTTCTTTGAATGTAGTTAATTTCTATTTAAATGTATTATTTGCAAAAGAAAATTTAAATGTGGCAAGAATTCAAGCTGAGATTAGCCAGAATCAAATAGAAAGAGCTAAAGCAAGATTTGAGGCAGGAGTTATTCCTAAAAGTGATTTACTAAATGTACAGTCAACAGCGGCAACTGATGTGCAAAATGTTGTGAATCAAGAAAACACATTAAATTTAGCACTTTTGAATTTAAGGCAGGCTTTGCAGGTTTCTTCTGATACTTTTGATGTTTTGCCTATTGATGTGGAAGCTCCCTCTGCGGCACTTTTATATGAGAATGCAGGTATTGTGTATAATAATGCGCTGACTAATAGACCTGAAATAGAAAGAGCTAAATTAAATATTGAAGATGCAGATTTGAGGATAAAAATAGCAAAAGGAGCTTATTTACCATCTCTTACAGCATCTGCTAATGCACAAACGAATTTTGCACATAGTTTTGATTTATTGCCAGGCCAGCGAGGGAATAATTATCTATTTAAACAATTGAATGATAATCTAGGTTATGGAGTGGGGATTTCTTTAAATGTACCTTTGTTCAACCGCTTTCAAACTAAAAATAACGTAGCAAAATCAATCATAAATAAAAAAGTGAGTGAGTTTCAGTTAGAAAATCAAAAATTACAGTTGCAACAGCAAATAGAAAAATCATATTTGGACGCAAAAGCAGCTGCAAAAACTTATGAAACTGCACAAGTGTCTCTAGATGCTCAGAAGGAAGCTTTTAAGAACGCTCAAGAAAGTTACAACTATGGCTCTATGACTCAATTTGATTTTGATCAAGTTCGTAACCGTTTGGTAAATGCAGAAGGTGCTATGATTAGAGCTAAATATGATTATGTATTTAAAACGAAGGTGTTGAAGTTTTACTACGGGGAGTCCATTTTAGATTAAATTGGACTTTTTGGAGAGAAAAAGAAATTCGTATGGTAATTTTACCTATACGAATTTCTTTTTTTAAAACTATATTTGCAGCTAAAATTAGAGAATTTGGCAATAATACTGAACATAGAAACAGCTACAAAAAATTGCTCTGTAAGCATCGCTGAAAATGGAGAGATTTTAGCTTTGAAAGAGCTAAATAATGGTAATTATTCACATGCAGAAGTATTGCATTCGTTTATTTTAGAGGTTTTAAGTGAATCAAATGTAACCACAAAAGATATTGATGCGGTGGCAGTTAGTAAAGGTCCTGGATCTTATACAGGGTTGCGTATAGGGGTTTCCGCAGCGAAAGGATTGTGCTTCGCATTTGACAAGCCATTAATAGCAATAGATACATTGGCCTCTTTGAGCCATTCCGTAAGTATCAAGGAAGGGGTTATTGTACCTATGTTGGATGCTCGTAGAATGGAAGTGTACGATGCGGTATTTAATAAAGAGCATGAATTAATACGAGAGATCAAAGCAGAAATTATCGATGCTAGTTCATTTCAAGAGTATTTATTAAAAGGAGAGGTATGTTTTTTAGGAGATGGAGCCGCTAAATGTAAGGAAGTGATAAAACATAAAAATGCTATTTTTATTGAAGGGAAATATCCTTCTTCTAGAGAGATGGCTAAATTAAGTTATTGCAAGTACAAAAAAAACGACATTGAAAATGTCGCTTATTTTGAACCTTTTTATTTAAAAGATTTTATAGCTGTGCCTCAAAAGAAGCGCTAATTACCCTTTTTTTTGAATTTCAACAGAGTGTGGATATGGTATTTCTATGCCAGCCTTATCTAGTGCTATTTTAGCATTTTCTAGTGATTCAAAATATACATCCCAATACTCAGCAGGAGTTGCCCAAGGTCTTACTGCAAAGTTTACAGAGCTGTCAGCTAATTCAGAAACATTAACAGAAGGAGCAGGATCTTTTAATACCTTTGGGTTGGATGTTAAAGCGCTTAAAAGAACTTCTTTGGCTTGTTTAATATCAGTATCGTAAGAAACACCAATAGTTAAATCGACACGTAGTTTTCCTTCAGCGGTGTAATTAATGATGTTCCCATTAGAAAGAGTTCCATTAGGAATAATTGCTAGTTTATTGCCAGGAGTATTTAAATGAGTAGTAAAAATTTGTATTTCTTTTACGACCCCCGTAACTCCTTGAGTTTCTATCAGATCTCCTATTTTGAATGGTTTGAAGATCATGATCAATGCGCCACCTGCAAAATTAGATAAAGATCCTTGTAAAGCTAAACCTATAGCCAAACCAGCAGCTCCGATGATAGCAGCGAAGGAGGTAGTGGCAACTCCTAATTTAGCAATGACAGTAACGAATAATAAAGCTTTTAAAGCCCAACTGGTTAAATCTCCTAAAAACTTTTGGAGAGTGATGTCCACACCTCTCTTTTGCATGATTTTTTGAGAAGCTTTGACAATAAATTTAATAGCAAATAAACCTACTATTAAAATAGCTAGTGCAGTTAGTACTTTGGGAGTGTACTCTACTAATAAGTCTTGAACATTGATCCAATATTTTTCCATGTTTAAAAATTTAAAAAAAATTAATATTTAATTATGTGAGTTAGTAGTAGTTTTTAGTTTAGGGCAACAAAAATACTAAACCTAATTGTGCGAGAATAGATTAGGTAAAGAAAAATTTAAAAAAAAAATAAGGATATCTTTTCGTGAATTTACTCCATCTATAATCTTTAATAGTAGCTATGTAGATTGCAGGGAGTCTAAGTCAGGGTTATTTTATTTCGAAAGTGATTTTAAGATTAACCCTAAATTCGGTGATCTCGTCATTATGAACCACTGCACTTTGTGATTGGACAAACACTGATTTGATGTTTTTTACTGATTTAGAAGTCTCTTTTACAGCTTTTCTTGTAGCGTCTTCCCAGCTTTTATTTGAATTAGCTAAGACTTCTATAACTTTTATTATGGCCATGTTAACTTTTGTAAGATTATTAAAGATTAGTAAAAGTACGAAATAATTTATGACTAGTTATTTTTGTATAATGTTAAATTAATGTTATTTAAATGTTTTTTTATGGTAAATAAATATAGTATATTTGTAAATATACCGTTAATTAAAGTGTTGTACTATGAATAAAATTTTGATATTAGCATGTATGTTGTCTGTTGCGTCAATGCAAGCAGGAGATAAGAAACCGACTTATGAGAAAGTTGGGGGTTTAATAAAAGTAACATATTACTATAGCAATGGGAATGTGAAAGAACAAGGTTTTTTTAAAGACAAGAAGTTAACAGGAACTTGGGAGTGTTTTGATGAGTCAGGAGCTAAAACTGTGATAGCGTATTATGAAGAGGGAAAAAAAGTAGGGAAATGGTTATTGTGGAAAGGCAGCTTATTGAGGGAGATTAATTATGAGAATTACGTTATTGCAAATGTTCAAACATGGAAAGAAGATACTAAGATAGCTATTAAATAACTAAGGTTTTGTAGGAATAGCCAAGAAATTATCAGCTAAAGTTTGAGAGTATCGTAGCAATAAGCGTTTAAATATGGTAATTTCAAAATTATAAAAGTCTTTAGTGTTATTTTCTGCCAAAATCAGCAGGGATTTCCCCCCAAGCTTTTGTTTCCCATTTTAAGATTGGGTTTTTAACATTGTTTTCTTGTAGCCATTTTTCAGCGCGTTTGATCAATTCTAGTATTTTCTTGTTAGAGTTGTCAAACTTTATATTGGTCCTACATTGCTTTTTTCGAACCCATCCCATAGCAATCTTGGAGTCTGAGTAAATAGGAAGCATTTCCATTTTTTTTTGTTTTAAAATAGCAATTCCATGTACTAGGGCTAAGAATTCCCCTATATTATTTGTTCCGTTTTTAAAAGGTCCCATTCTAAAAATCTCTTGTTTGCTCAGTGTTAGAACACCTCTGTATTCCATTGCACCAGGGTTTCCTGAGCATGCGGCATCAACAGAAATACTCTCTAGAATAGGAGAACCGTATTGGGCTTTTTCCTTAGCAGATAGAGTGGGGTTTTTAGTATTTTTACCTCTGTAATCATTATATGTTTTGGTAAAAGCTAATTCCGCTTTTTTTTTATCAGTAAACGATTTATATTGAGCACCTTGATAGCCGTCTATTTGCTTTTTGCAATTGCTCCAAGAAGTGTAAATTCCTTTTTTATGGCCTTGCCAAACAACGTAATACTTCTTTTTTTTAGACATACTTATTAATAACTTGCTCAATAACTTTGGGGAAATGTTCGTATTCTAATTCATGCACCTTATGAGCAATGGTTTCAGGAGTATCTTCCGTTGATAATATTGTTTTTGTCTGGAAAATAATAGCTCCTTCATCATAATTTTCGTTTACATAATGAATAGAAATACCAGTTTCTGTTTCTTTATTTTCTTTTACAGCCTTATGAACATGCATTCCATACATCCCTTTTCCACCGTACTTTGGCAATAAAGCAGGATGTATATTTATAATTTTATTAGGAAAAGCAGCTATAATTTTGCTAGGTATTTTCCAAAGGAAGCCTGCAAGAATGATAAAATCGGCTTCTTGCAGAAGAAACTGTAAAACAGTATCTTCTTTGGCAAAGTCTTCCTTGTCAAACAATGAGATAGGGATTTTAAGGCGTTCGCAGCGCTCAAAAACTTTAGCGTGCTGATTGTTAGAAAGAACGTGTGTAACTGTAACACTTTCACTAGGTGCAAAGTGATGGATGATGTTTTCGGCATTAGATCCAGATCCAGAAGCAAAAATAACAAGGCGTTTCATTCGTGTTTTAGGTTGTGTTGTTACTGCAAAAAAAAGAATAAATATTAAGAACTAAGGTATCTGGATAAAAGAATGAATGATTTTTTTTATTTTAGATGTCACATTTTTGAGGAAAAATTAGAATTAAAAGAGAAGATTTGTATTTTTGCCTCGATTTTAAATTTTAAAAATTAGAAAATTATGTCAGACATTGCATCAAGAGTAAAAGCAATTATCGTAGACAAATTAGGAGTAGACGATAACGAAGTAACAACAGAAGCTAGCTTCACAAATGATTTAGGAGCAGATTCTTTAGATACTGTTGAGTTAATTATGGAATTCGAAAAAGAATTTGATATCCAAATTCCAGACGATCAAGCTGAGAATATCGGTACAGTAGGTCAAGCAATCAGCTATATAGAGGAAGCAAAAAAGTAACAATCATATGCAATTAAAACGAGTCGTAGTAACTGGACTTGGCGCATTAACGCCAATAGGAAATAATATAGAAGAGTATTGGAATGCTTTAATTAACGGAGTTAGTGGAGCGGCACCTATTACATATTTTGATGCTGCCAAGTTCAAGACTCGTTTCGCATGCGAATTGAAAGGATTCGATGCGACCAATTATATGAACAGGAAAGAGGCGCGTAAAATGGATAGGTTTACGCAATATGCAATGGTGGCTTCAGATGAAGCAATTGCAGATTCAAAGTTAAATCTAGATGAAGTAAACAAACTTCGAGTAGGTGTAATTTGGGGAGCGGGTATAGGTGGTTTAGAAACCTTTCAAAATGAAGTGCTAAATTTTGCTTCTGGAGATGGAACTCCTAAATTTAACCCTTTCTTTATTCCTAAAATGATTGCAGATATAGCTCCAGGGAATATTTCTATAAAAAACGGGTTTATGGGACCTAACTATACTACCGTGTCAGCTTGTGCTTCTTCAGCAAATGCAATGATAGATGCATTAAATTACATTCGTTTAGGACATTGTGACGTTATTGTAACAGGAGGTTCTGAAGCAGCAGTTACCATAGCTGGAATGGGTGGTTTTAACGCAATGCATGCTTTGTCAACAAGAAATGAATCTCCAGAAACAGCTTCAAGGCCTTTCGATGCTGAGCGTGATGGGTTTGTTTTAGGAGAAGGAGCAGGGGCTATTGTTCTTGAAGAGTATGAACATGCAAAAGCACGTGGAGCAAAGATTTATGCAGAAGTAGTTGGAGGAGGAATGTCGTCTGATGCACACCACATGACAGCTCCGCACCCTGAAGGGATAGGAGTCATTGCAGTAATGAAAAACTGTTTGGAAAATGCAGGTTTGAAACCTGAAGATGTAGATCATATTAATACACATGGAACATCAACACCACTAGGAGATGTAGCAGAGTTAAAAGCAATATCAGAGGTGTTTGGTAGCCATGCAAAAAATATCAATATTAACTCTACAAAATCAATGACAGGTCATTTGCTAGGAGCGGCTGGAGCTATAGAATCTATTGCAGCTATCTTAGCTATTGAAAATAGTATTATTCCTCCTACAATAAATCACGCTACGCCAGATGAGAATATTAATTCAGCATTGAACTTGACTCTTAATAAAGCAGCAAAAAGAGAAGTGAAAGTAGCTGTAAGTAATACATTTGGATTTGGAGGGCATAATGCTTGTATCGCCTTTAAAAAAATAGATTAAATTTAATAACAGATGAATTTCCTTCGTAGAATAGTAAGACCTCAATCCAAAGAAGATGAGGATCTTTATTACGAGTTAAAGGAGTTGTTAAATTTTAAGCCAATAAAGTTAGCTTATTATAAGAAGGCTTTTACACACCGTTCTTTAAAAGTAGTAGATAAAGATGGCAACCCAGTAAATTATGAGCGTTTAGAGTTTCTAGGGGATGCAATGTTGGGAGCTGTAATTGCTTCTTATTTATATAAGAAAGTGCCAAAAGGAACAGAGGGATATTTGACACAAATGCGTTCAAAAATTGTAAGTAGAGAGCATTTAAATGAGTTAGGAAAGGACTTAGATTTAATTCATTTTGTAAAGAGCAATATTTCTAAAGATCATGTAGGGGAGAATATTCATGGCAATATTTTTGAAGCACTTATAGGAGCAATATATTTAGATAGAGGATATAATTACTGTAAGCAATTTGTTTTTGATAAAGTAATTGTTCCTTATGTAGATATAGAAAAACTAGAAAAGAAAATTACAAGTTATAAAGGGCTTATTATTGAATGGTGTCAAAAGAATAAGAAAAAATATAAGTTTGAATCTTATGAAGATTCAGGAAATCAATCAGTAAAACATTTTAGTGTGAAAATCACGATTGATGGAAATATGATTGCTAAAGGAAGATCAACGTCCAAAAAG from Tenacibaculum maritimum NCIMB 2154 includes the following:
- the cyoE gene encoding heme o synthase, which codes for MNSVSAIDTKISIKALFSDFKQLTKVGLSASVVFTSITGYLLGVNQISITTILLLGVGGYLMVGASNAFNQVIEKDTDALMQRTKNRPIPSGRMKINTALTIAVLFTIIGITILYTINAKCALFGAISIFLYTSAYTPLKGITPLAVFVGAIPGAIPFMLGWVAATNQFGVEAGFLFMIQFFWQFPHFWSIGWLQYEEYHKAGLHMLPMDKKDKGAVTQIIFYTLVMMLISIAPVLRVTGVFYIYPITAVVILLLGTLMLYYGIKLYKSESNTDARKLMLASVFYITIVPIIYVVDKFLH
- a CDS encoding cytochrome c oxidase subunit 3, with the translated sequence MNDQSLQAELKAARRKSAKPMLWISMISMVMFFAGLTSAYVISMNREDWVSFDLPQAFYISTVLIILSSGTLLVSQFSLKKEKIKNSLVFLTLTLVLGIGFIWYQYVGFNELKEAGLYFTGPESTVSTSFIIGITFMHILHLIAGVIVLLVLIYNHFKNKYSSTDMLGFELGAIFWHFVDVLWIYLFFFFYFIR
- a CDS encoding cytochrome c oxidase subunit 3, yielding MEANIAVNSDNKETWGGGGAKPFGASYGKMMMWFFILSDALTFSGFLAAYGLTRFKFIDSWPIADEVFTHFPFLHGVHLPMYYVALMTFILIFSSVTMVLAVDAGHQMNRKKVTWYMFATVLGGLIFLGSQAWEWKNFINGSYGAVKTTDNKILQFVKDGHQVALKDFVVGGKREEVYHTRKNGLWFEQGAPLTEYALSEVVESFNKHPELRVRIQKINPETKQKIILSREESIKALAKANGVVEGANLIENEYGNSLFGDFFFFITGFHGFHVFSGVVLNIIIFFNVILGTYERRGHYEMVEKVGLYWHFVDLVWVFVFTFFYLV
- a CDS encoding cytochrome C oxidase subunit IV family protein yields the protein MGAHSHGSNAKRIWIVFGILSLITIVEVWLGIVKPKSLVFTDFLSMHLLNWIFIILTLAKAYGIAWAFMHLEGEKKWFRRSIVWTAVFLISYLVTLLLIEGDYLYETLSPLVKW
- a CDS encoding thioredoxin domain-containing protein, whose product is MNKAQKFIILFVLFIVPLLFYIFLSAGINNFAKLPVVTENVIDISEIDKGYRFKKNISIVLFLGKDINRIKGSVFNLNQKIYKPFYGFKDFQVIAIAPKGNNKGVEKLQKEIGAFTNMVKWRFVYGEEEEIKALYKSFNTNQNLDEDLYSSKAFLMDKEGKLRGRTDDKDTANGKLYGYNMQSVGELNDKMKDDVKVVLAEYRLALKKNNADREI
- a CDS encoding SCO family protein; protein product: MNKKYSYVGISFIILLFGIYVVPKVVARFKKPQLATFNKVPSFEFINQDGKKITNNNFKGKVYVVEFFFSTCTTICPLMTTKMVELQDEFFGNPNFGIASFSITPERDTPYVLKEYAKRNKILAKNWHLLTTEGADDIVYNLANKGFKLYAGKDDRSTDGFEHSGLFALVDKEGYIRSRYDEFGNPIMYYRALEENEFSDQIKELKEDIKLLLNE
- a CDS encoding DUF420 domain-containing protein, which codes for MSKIAQEKKYNRIITALSIVIPLAVAALFGIKLPNVAPLHFLPPIYATINGITAVILVWAVVSIKKGNRLLHERLIKLAMLCSILFLLMYIGYHMTSDSTKFGGEGVVKYIYYFILVTHIILSIAVIPFVLLTYVRAQLGKFEAHKKIAKITFPLWLYVAVTGVVVYVMISPYYG
- a CDS encoding TolC family protein gives rise to the protein MLKTKVALFVVILISFTSFSQKKWTLKDCVNHALENNITIKQNKLNVQLAERDVEIAKGNFLPNLNGSSGANLGFGSIIHPVTNSRVSQNTFGNSYSLGTGVTIFNGFRNLNTLKSARLGVEGNKLDLAKIENDISLNVVNFYLNVLFAKENLNVARIQAEISQNQIERAKARFEAGVIPKSDLLNVQSTAATDVQNVVNQENTLNLALLNLRQALQVSSDTFDVLPIDVEAPSAALLYENAGIVYNNALTNRPEIERAKLNIEDADLRIKIAKGAYLPSLTASANAQTNFAHSFDLLPGQRGNNYLFKQLNDNLGYGVGISLNVPLFNRFQTKNNVAKSIINKKVSEFQLENQKLQLQQQIEKSYLDAKAAAKTYETAQVSLDAQKEAFKNAQESYNYGSMTQFDFDQVRNRLVNAEGAMIRAKYDYVFKTKVLKFYYGESILD
- the tsaB gene encoding tRNA (adenosine(37)-N6)-threonylcarbamoyltransferase complex dimerization subunit type 1 TsaB, with translation MAIILNIETATKNCSVSIAENGEILALKELNNGNYSHAEVLHSFILEVLSESNVTTKDIDAVAVSKGPGSYTGLRIGVSAAKGLCFAFDKPLIAIDTLASLSHSVSIKEGVIVPMLDARRMEVYDAVFNKEHELIREIKAEIIDASSFQEYLLKGEVCFLGDGAAKCKEVIKHKNAIFIEGKYPSSREMAKLSYCKYKKNDIENVAYFEPFYLKDFIAVPQKKR
- a CDS encoding mechanosensitive ion channel family protein; translated protein: MEKYWINVQDLLVEYTPKVLTALAILIVGLFAIKFIVKASQKIMQKRGVDITLQKFLGDLTSWALKALLFVTVIAKLGVATTSFAAIIGAAGLAIGLALQGSLSNFAGGALIMIFKPFKIGDLIETQGVTGVVKEIQIFTTHLNTPGNKLAIIPNGTLSNGNIINYTAEGKLRVDLTIGVSYDTDIKQAKEVLLSALTSNPKVLKDPAPSVNVSELADSSVNFAVRPWATPAEYWDVYFESLENAKIALDKAGIEIPYPHSVEIQKKG